The proteins below come from a single Arthrobacter sp. zg-Y1171 genomic window:
- a CDS encoding BCCT family transporter, giving the protein MATTEGPPRDAGRHAANPVAPVPATTHSSVAPEDPSTSSMPIVEQEHELVQQLIEGQREQEAALSRGVPAKLDKVIFAITGALALAFIAWGFFGTDSLSAVSSTALDWVITNAGWFFVLLASFLVVYVIWLAVGRYGKIPLGQDGEEPQFKTISWISMMFAAGMGIGLMFYGAAEPLFYYISPPPGTVDGQTPEALQTAMGTSLFHWGLHPWAMYAVVGIAMAYGTYRLGRRQLISSAFTSLFGVKRVEGPLGKVLNIFAIFATLFGTAASLGLGALQIGSGLQSVGFLGTAGTTVLVAIVAILTGCFVASAVSGISRGIQWLSNINMVLALVLAAIVFVVGPTLFILNVIPAAIGDYATNLAQMASRTEVSGDESMRAWLSSWTIFYWAWWLSWTPFVGMFIARISRGRTIRQFVTGVLVVPFVVSVAWFSIFGGAAIGTQQEAAANGTPGLTTMVDGEPTIDFDGSLFDLIAALPMPNLLATAVGILAMVLVAIFFVTGADSASIIMASLSSNGAEHPSRGVVIFWGVLTGAVGAVMLLAGGDDPAAALDGLQRITIVAALPFAVVMLLMTIALAKDLAKDPLSLRRRLAVSVVDRAIQAGVDEHGSSFDLHTTEHDDGPDAAVSATTAPERK; this is encoded by the coding sequence ATGGCTACCACAGAAGGTCCACCGCGCGACGCCGGGAGGCACGCGGCGAATCCCGTCGCCCCGGTTCCCGCCACCACCCACTCCTCCGTTGCCCCGGAGGATCCCTCCACTTCGTCGATGCCCATCGTGGAGCAGGAACACGAACTCGTCCAGCAGTTGATCGAGGGACAGCGCGAGCAGGAAGCGGCGCTCAGCCGCGGCGTGCCTGCGAAGCTCGACAAGGTGATCTTCGCCATCACCGGTGCCCTTGCGCTGGCGTTCATCGCGTGGGGCTTCTTCGGGACAGACAGCCTGTCCGCTGTCTCCTCGACGGCACTGGACTGGGTTATCACTAACGCAGGCTGGTTCTTTGTGCTCCTTGCCTCGTTCCTCGTGGTCTACGTGATCTGGCTGGCTGTGGGACGCTACGGCAAGATTCCCCTGGGCCAGGACGGCGAGGAACCGCAGTTCAAGACGATCTCCTGGATCTCCATGATGTTCGCCGCCGGCATGGGCATCGGCCTGATGTTCTACGGCGCGGCCGAGCCCCTGTTCTACTACATCTCCCCTCCCCCCGGCACCGTTGACGGCCAGACCCCCGAGGCCCTGCAGACCGCCATGGGCACGTCCCTGTTCCACTGGGGCCTGCACCCGTGGGCCATGTACGCCGTCGTCGGCATTGCCATGGCATACGGCACCTACCGTCTCGGCCGCCGTCAGCTGATTTCGTCGGCCTTCACCTCACTCTTCGGCGTGAAGCGGGTAGAAGGCCCGCTGGGCAAGGTGCTGAACATCTTCGCCATCTTCGCTACCCTCTTCGGCACCGCGGCTTCGCTGGGCCTCGGCGCCCTGCAGATCGGCAGCGGCCTGCAGTCGGTCGGGTTCCTCGGGACCGCCGGAACAACCGTCCTGGTCGCGATCGTCGCGATCCTCACCGGTTGCTTCGTGGCGTCCGCGGTTTCCGGCATTTCCCGCGGCATCCAGTGGCTGTCCAACATCAACATGGTCCTCGCGCTGGTGCTGGCCGCCATCGTTTTTGTTGTGGGGCCGACCCTGTTCATCCTCAACGTCATTCCGGCAGCGATCGGTGACTACGCCACCAACCTGGCGCAGATGGCCTCCCGCACCGAGGTGTCCGGCGATGAATCCATGCGCGCCTGGCTCTCCAGCTGGACCATCTTCTACTGGGCCTGGTGGCTGTCCTGGACGCCGTTCGTCGGTATGTTCATTGCCCGCATCAGCCGCGGCCGCACCATCCGCCAGTTCGTCACCGGCGTGCTGGTGGTTCCCTTCGTTGTCAGCGTGGCCTGGTTCTCCATCTTCGGCGGCGCCGCGATCGGAACGCAGCAGGAAGCGGCAGCCAACGGCACACCGGGACTCACCACAATGGTGGACGGTGAACCCACCATTGATTTCGACGGCTCGCTGTTCGACCTGATTGCAGCCCTCCCCATGCCGAACCTCCTGGCCACTGCGGTGGGTATCCTCGCCATGGTCCTGGTGGCCATCTTCTTCGTCACCGGAGCGGATTCGGCTTCCATCATCATGGCGTCGTTGAGCTCCAACGGGGCCGAGCACCCGTCCCGCGGTGTCGTTATCTTCTGGGGCGTCCTTACCGGCGCCGTGGGGGCAGTGATGCTGCTGGCAGGCGGCGACGACCCTGCCGCGGCGCTGGACGGCCTGCAACGGATCACCATTGTGGCCGCGCTGCCCTTCGCCGTGGTTATGCTGCTGATGACCATCGCCCTGGCCAAGGACCTGGCCAAGGACCCGCTCTCACTGCGGCGCCGGCTTGCCGTTTCCGTGGTGGACCGGGCCATCCAGGCCGGCGTGGACGAACACGGCTCCTCCTTCGACCTGCACACCACCGAGCACGACGACGGCCCGGACGCGGCAGTGTCGGCAACCACCGCCCCGGAACGCAAGTAG